A genomic window from Candidatus Obscuribacterales bacterium includes:
- a CDS encoding DUF4304 domain-containing protein, whose amino-acid sequence MSSIREDVLKIMWKTLKPEGFKKRGSVYWIKETEECHLLINFQGGRHGSEAFLNVGCITKLLPLRFPDSGLHYDNFHIWDRFDGKDIHNSLVWDQRNELPLAERELLLSESLRTVVLPWLYSLSSIASIRDYFREFTFHPHIICNPKALGLQKPPQYRVHRPMHLQGQVTVLAGGSLRKFMPFTISELDDTWRHHRRIEQTFENEEEVCEWLCTRDKESLRCFVERIGY is encoded by the coding sequence TTGAGTTCTATAAGAGAAGACGTACTCAAAATCATGTGGAAAACTCTCAAACCAGAGGGTTTCAAAAAGCGTGGTTCTGTATATTGGATAAAAGAGACTGAAGAATGCCACCTCTTAATCAACTTTCAGGGAGGCCGGCACGGTAGCGAAGCATTCCTGAATGTCGGCTGCATCACTAAACTCCTACCACTACGGTTTCCCGACTCGGGATTGCATTACGACAACTTCCATATTTGGGACAGATTCGATGGCAAGGATATACACAATTCCCTAGTGTGGGACCAGCGCAACGAGCTCCCCTTAGCAGAACGAGAATTACTTTTGTCCGAAAGCCTTAGAACTGTTGTGCTTCCATGGCTATACTCTTTGTCATCGATAGCGTCGATTCGAGACTATTTTCGCGAATTCACATTTCACCCGCACATCATATGTAATCCGAAAGCTTTGGGATTACAAAAGCCACCACAATACAGAGTGCATAGACCAATGCATTTGCAAGGGCAGGTGACCGTTTTGGCTGGTGGATCATTGCGAAAGTTCATGCCTTTCACAATTTCCGAATTAGATGACACATGGCGTCACCATCGTAGAATTGAGCAAACATTTGAGAATGAGGAAGAAGTATGTGAGTGGCTTTGCACGCGCGACAAAGAGAGCCTTCGCTGCTTC
- a CDS encoding slipin family protein produces the protein MLGVVIGLFLFFVFWLAVLSLRRITVFEYERGLLYSNGQFSRVLEPGLHKVFGFGKTVKTVDMRAVMLTIAGQEVLTGDNVGLKVSLAVNYRVSDPVKAMNSLQSYATTLHTIAQIALRDTVGSLNVDDLLKNRSGLGKEMLSKVAPVAQRHGLVVDMVEIKDVIFPTELRKIFAEVIKAQKEGLAALERARGETASLRNLANAAKLMEDNPALLNLRMLQSVAQGNATVVLGSTNGLVATSAKHQGKDSTEK, from the coding sequence TTGTTGGGAGTCGTTATAGGTCTATTTTTGTTTTTCGTCTTTTGGCTTGCTGTTTTGAGTTTAAGGCGAATAACTGTATTTGAGTATGAGCGTGGCTTGCTTTATTCGAACGGTCAGTTTAGTCGCGTTCTGGAACCTGGATTGCACAAGGTTTTCGGTTTTGGTAAGACGGTTAAGACTGTTGATATGCGCGCAGTCATGTTGACGATTGCAGGACAGGAAGTCTTGACGGGCGACAACGTCGGGTTGAAGGTAAGTTTGGCCGTCAACTATCGAGTAAGCGACCCGGTGAAGGCTATGAATTCACTGCAGTCGTACGCAACGACGCTCCATACTATTGCCCAAATTGCGCTGAGAGATACAGTCGGCTCCTTGAATGTTGACGATCTCTTGAAGAATCGTTCTGGCTTGGGCAAAGAAATGCTGAGCAAAGTGGCACCGGTTGCACAGAGGCATGGTTTGGTTGTCGACATGGTCGAAATCAAGGATGTGATATTTCCGACCGAACTCAGAAAGATTTTCGCGGAAGTAATAAAGGCTCAGAAAGAAGGTCTAGCTGCGCTTGAAAGAGCGCGCGGCGAGACGGCTTCACTTAGAAATCTGGCGAACGCTGCGAAACTTATGGAAGACAATCCGGCGCTGCTCAATCTGAGAATGCTACAGTCGGTTGCTCAAGGGAATGCCACAGTTGTTTTAGGATCAACCAATGGACTAGTGGCGACTTCCGCTAAACATCAAGGGAAAGATTCAACTGAAAAGTAG
- a CDS encoding DUF4240 domain-containing protein, which yields MTDEFWKEINRSQATAKSIDEQLEMLRGYLQRAGDAQVQAFQQSLIEALNQSNRFTLAWGFCGVVPRDGWTGEMSFHYYCCWLVLQGKDVFVNIVANPDLLSNYDDVVPCSELFDLAIDEWQRRHGKPLQSKLQFGDQSDEPKTVEEYRKFLFDDLKSIYPVLSQTSETLMELAWHPTDRHLMHKLRYDGVCLRDAREVDHFFFCNEVEAVSVLRQQLEDKGHKIEEVDMEMVDGKEAYIVHSIENTSPVELTRRTQSLLDLADELGAHYNGWGVSCEVKAPIGIP from the coding sequence ATGACAGATGAATTTTGGAAAGAAATTAACCGATCCCAGGCAACTGCAAAAAGTATTGATGAACAACTTGAAATGCTAAGAGGCTATTTGCAGCGCGCTGGTGATGCCCAAGTACAAGCCTTTCAACAAAGCCTTATTGAAGCATTGAACCAGTCCAACCGGTTTACGCTTGCTTGGGGATTTTGCGGTGTCGTGCCCCGCGATGGTTGGACCGGCGAGATGTCGTTTCACTATTACTGTTGTTGGTTAGTTCTTCAAGGAAAAGACGTTTTTGTCAATATCGTAGCTAATCCTGATTTGCTGTCAAACTATGACGATGTTGTACCATGTTCAGAATTGTTTGATTTAGCAATTGATGAATGGCAGCGTCGGCATGGGAAGCCATTACAATCTAAATTGCAATTCGGAGATCAATCGGATGAACCTAAGACGGTTGAAGAGTACAGAAAATTCCTATTTGATGACTTGAAGTCAATTTACCCTGTACTTAGTCAGACGTCCGAAACTCTTATGGAGCTAGCGTGGCATCCGACGGATCGACACTTAATGCACAAATTGAGATATGACGGGGTTTGCCTACGAGATGCCCGCGAAGTAGATCATTTCTTCTTTTGTAACGAAGTCGAGGCAGTCAGTGTATTGCGACAGCAACTAGAGGACAAGGGGCACAAAATTGAAGAAGTTGACATGGAGATGGTCGATGGCAAGGAAGCATATATAGTGCACTCGATTGAGAATACATCTCCGGTCGAGTTGACTAGACGAACTCAGTCTTTGCTGGACTTAGCAGATGAACTTGGTGCACATTATAATGGCTGGGGTGTAAGCTGCGAGGTCAAGGCGCCAATTGGCATTCCTTAA
- a CDS encoding transglycosylase domain-containing protein, whose protein sequence is MKTPNILGILLFIAIGIGIVSVPIARSILKVPEPHLERLANHSYVPLSRISKNMQLAILAVEDHRFYDHGGIDLLGLIRATIDNTRAKRMVEGASTISQQLAKIAFLDQDEKTAQRKLSQLILSADLEQKYSKDEILESYLNSIYFGRGAYGIEEASEKYFGVKASKLSIAQAAFLAGIVRAPSVLGDPGNKNVAAARQNQVIDNMVQYGYISIHQAHEAIGKCIK, encoded by the coding sequence ATGAAAACCCCAAACATTCTAGGTATTTTGTTGTTCATTGCTATTGGCATTGGAATTGTCTCGGTTCCAATTGCAAGAAGTATTTTGAAAGTGCCAGAACCACATCTTGAAAGATTGGCTAATCATTCCTATGTGCCGCTATCAAGGATTTCGAAAAATATGCAATTGGCCATTCTGGCTGTAGAAGATCATAGGTTTTATGATCATGGCGGAATTGATCTATTAGGATTAATCCGAGCAACAATCGATAATACACGTGCAAAACGCATGGTTGAGGGAGCATCCACAATCTCGCAGCAATTAGCAAAGATCGCTTTTCTTGATCAGGATGAGAAAACAGCGCAACGGAAATTGAGTCAACTGATTTTGTCCGCGGATTTGGAGCAGAAATATTCCAAAGACGAGATTCTTGAAAGCTATCTGAATTCAATTTACTTTGGTAGAGGTGCTTATGGGATTGAGGAAGCATCCGAAAAGTACTTTGGCGTTAAAGCGAGTAAGTTATCGATAGCTCAGGCCGCATTCCTTGCGGGAATTGTAAGAGCGCCGTCTGTGTTGGGTGATCCTGGTAATAAAAACGTTGCAGCGGCTCGACAGAACCAGGTTATAGATAATATGGTGCAATACGGTTATATTTCAATTCACCAGGCTCATGAGGCGATTGGCAAATGCATAAAATAG
- a CDS encoding helix-turn-helix domain-containing protein — MHNDNPLASNALKHTRMRDDEPQTIAQWYERNSVLPYHQMDWDNLKHLAEQEQKSYRQIAKEFNISRNTLKKYINKEARPARRPQPVRDHWRETVRKIWTYHSSQPDGDKVTAQWIFAMLVEQHGYKGSERTIRTLILEFKEEQS; from the coding sequence ATGCACAATGATAATCCATTAGCATCAAACGCTCTCAAACACACCCGAATGAGGGATGACGAGCCCCAGACAATCGCGCAGTGGTATGAGCGCAACTCTGTACTTCCCTACCACCAAATGGACTGGGACAACCTCAAGCACCTCGCCGAACAAGAACAGAAGAGTTATCGGCAAATCGCCAAAGAATTCAACATTTCGCGCAATACACTCAAGAAGTACATCAACAAAGAGGCACGTCCAGCAAGACGTCCTCAGCCTGTACGCGACCACTGGCGTGAGACGGTAAGAAAAATCTGGACATACCACTCGTCTCAACCAGACGGCGACAAAGTGACAGCACAGTGGATATTCGCCATGCTTGTCGAACAACACGGCTACAAGGGCTCAGAGAGGACAATTAGAACGCTTATTCTGGAATTCAAGGAGGAACAGAGCTAG
- a CDS encoding serine protease, translated as MMLARKLLSATGAVVLFGQLLVSPVLGREALTAEEVFHASKAGVVSIFTGATFGSGFLVDDAGLVLTSCDVLKDGSKNLRVKFGPDQIVEGKVLIRDQDHNLAVLRVNLKNIRVFKSLPLQAKDQQDSTKANDQLVALALDKKTSEKVMTSTTVRSAETDGFYLRGKSDPAAYGGPVLNLYGEVIGVSSVVPSMPGQPPAIPIALAANDIEDAKLDAQKLEAPSAALLPDVPHTPFNVSELLKDNPDMLKNRKQSDYNFGSPFFSVSVFTPVQGYFQLAQLWEKLTGTKKESKEVSLDPQDLEISKQFFDTEKPVVTVMVIPKTRQTNGAKFINAASFIGSTSALVAGGLVGVPVITPGIYVKHKVIQRDFLDLSLVADDGNSVGQPIEANRVPLEKETIALTGYKCPKLEDMAYIGIYTFDARCFDTDKKLTLSVSGEGKEGKEAPKTTIELPEALKKKIVEDFKPYWDATGKGTVAKSDDKKTEM; from the coding sequence ATGATGTTGGCGCGTAAACTATTGTCTGCAACCGGCGCGGTTGTGTTGTTCGGTCAATTGTTGGTGTCCCCGGTTTTGGGTAGGGAAGCTCTAACGGCGGAAGAAGTTTTTCACGCCAGTAAGGCAGGCGTCGTTAGCATTTTCACTGGCGCGACGTTCGGTTCAGGATTTTTGGTGGATGATGCCGGACTTGTTTTGACGTCTTGCGATGTATTGAAAGACGGCTCGAAAAATCTTCGAGTCAAATTCGGGCCAGACCAAATTGTCGAAGGAAAAGTTCTCATTAGAGACCAAGATCACAATCTGGCTGTCCTGAGAGTCAATCTTAAAAACATTCGCGTATTCAAATCCCTTCCTCTGCAGGCGAAAGATCAGCAGGACAGCACTAAAGCAAATGACCAGCTAGTTGCGCTTGCCTTGGACAAGAAGACCTCTGAAAAAGTCATGACGTCTACGACCGTCAGGTCAGCGGAGACAGACGGATTTTACTTGCGAGGAAAGTCTGACCCGGCAGCGTATGGTGGACCGGTGCTTAACTTGTACGGCGAAGTTATTGGTGTAAGCTCGGTGGTTCCGAGTATGCCTGGACAGCCGCCCGCTATTCCAATAGCGCTTGCAGCTAACGACATTGAAGATGCGAAGTTGGATGCGCAAAAATTGGAAGCGCCGTCTGCAGCGCTTCTGCCGGATGTGCCACACACGCCTTTCAATGTGTCTGAGTTGTTGAAAGACAATCCGGACATGCTCAAGAATCGTAAGCAAAGTGATTACAATTTTGGCTCACCGTTCTTTTCTGTGAGTGTCTTCACCCCGGTACAGGGTTATTTCCAATTGGCTCAGCTTTGGGAAAAACTTACGGGTACAAAGAAAGAGTCGAAGGAAGTTTCGCTTGATCCGCAAGATCTCGAGATAAGCAAGCAGTTTTTCGATACAGAAAAGCCTGTTGTGACGGTAATGGTAATTCCGAAGACGAGGCAGACTAATGGAGCGAAGTTTATAAACGCTGCAAGCTTTATTGGTTCAACATCGGCGCTTGTCGCCGGCGGCTTGGTGGGTGTGCCTGTAATTACGCCTGGCATTTACGTCAAGCATAAAGTAATTCAGAGGGATTTCTTGGATCTCAGCCTTGTGGCAGATGACGGTAATTCGGTTGGACAACCGATTGAAGCTAATCGTGTGCCGTTGGAAAAGGAGACTATAGCTTTGACTGGCTATAAGTGTCCCAAGCTCGAGGACATGGCTTACATCGGTATTTATACCTTCGATGCCCGTTGTTTTGACACGGACAAGAAGTTAACGCTTTCCGTGAGCGGTGAGGGTAAGGAAGGCAAAGAGGCGCCTAAAACCACAATTGAACTTCCGGAAGCATTAAAGAAGAAAATTGTTGAGGACTTCAAGCCTTACTGGGATGCCACAGGCAAAGGCACGGTTGCTAAGTCTGATGACAAAAAGACAGAGATGTAA
- a CDS encoding matrixin family metalloprotease yields MTKLLSLTILLSFIAIMPLSANAKTSKSKQSTVTKAATEKTQFPALCGEWDGKVETDGIELIGTLHLFPDGDNYQGSLIAQGKGGTSKHFLNGKYDESKKQFVFRDSHVELIFGQSDWKPAVMTEYLFQLSEDGRSLTGTCRQFAKQGKINLAFQKMADISPDQILQQASGSKGSVTIESIGQPTTAEAPAKPSEPNNLDDLALEARRASATYSGGADYYEQLTKDDSVARWPKTMLPIKVYITPGDDIHNYRDTYRQAIVTSFNDWVKASNYRLSWRLVNKKDDANIVCKWVARKEELPEHKHKEQGVTNFVSVLQTKANEHWIEKVEITICTSNIFTQRALKNDDVFNVSRHEVGHALGISGHSNSKTDVMYPIMSKKLQPVSMRDTGTINHLYALYTMTPWD; encoded by the coding sequence ATGACAAAATTACTTTCCTTGACTATTTTGCTTTCATTTATCGCAATAATGCCTCTCAGCGCAAATGCCAAAACAAGCAAATCAAAACAATCCACCGTCACGAAAGCCGCAACGGAAAAGACCCAATTCCCAGCACTCTGTGGCGAATGGGACGGAAAAGTCGAGACAGACGGAATCGAGCTTATCGGCACGCTGCATCTCTTTCCAGACGGTGATAACTACCAAGGCTCGCTTATCGCTCAAGGGAAAGGCGGTACATCCAAGCACTTCCTCAACGGCAAATACGATGAAAGTAAAAAGCAATTCGTATTCCGTGACTCACACGTAGAATTGATCTTCGGACAGTCCGACTGGAAGCCAGCCGTCATGACCGAATATCTATTCCAACTTTCCGAGGATGGAAGATCCCTTACAGGCACATGCCGTCAATTCGCAAAGCAAGGGAAAATCAACCTTGCCTTCCAAAAAATGGCCGACATCTCTCCAGATCAAATCCTGCAACAAGCATCTGGGTCTAAAGGCTCAGTGACGATTGAATCAATAGGCCAACCCACAACAGCCGAAGCCCCAGCCAAGCCGTCCGAGCCAAACAACTTAGACGACCTTGCACTTGAAGCACGACGTGCATCAGCGACTTACAGCGGCGGCGCAGACTACTATGAGCAGCTCACCAAAGATGACAGTGTTGCCAGATGGCCGAAAACAATGCTTCCCATCAAGGTGTACATAACACCAGGCGATGACATCCACAACTACAGAGACACCTACAGGCAAGCCATCGTCACAAGCTTCAACGATTGGGTAAAAGCATCCAACTACCGCTTAAGTTGGAGACTCGTCAACAAAAAAGACGACGCCAATATAGTCTGCAAGTGGGTCGCTAGAAAAGAAGAACTGCCGGAACACAAACACAAGGAGCAAGGTGTAACCAACTTCGTCAGCGTCTTACAAACAAAAGCCAACGAACACTGGATAGAGAAAGTCGAAATCACCATCTGCACTTCCAATATATTCACTCAACGCGCATTGAAAAATGACGATGTCTTCAACGTGTCCAGACATGAAGTCGGACACGCGTTGGGTATTAGTGGACATTCAAATAGCAAAACAGACGTGATGTATCCAATAATGTCCAAGAAGCTTCAGCCAGTCAGCATGCGAGACACAGGCACGATAAATCACCTGTATGCACTCTATACAATGACGCCTTGGGACTAG
- a CDS encoding matrixin family metalloprotease, whose amino-acid sequence MPRKLSYLPILAMVGLLLSNNAAMAQTESRMAPKSVTQKEVAEFNTAVNQYNNKDFQPASEKFKQLSESHPDFLDTHIMYGAALLRLGRPEDAIPALHAAENIDPNDGLMIFTLGTAYMLTGKNERAVEKFQKYIRLHPKDQFASESQARVDLLSTEIARNKGIMSSKGQDNYLDEAMAMGAMRWKSSQMPIPIYIAPGEGKVGYRDEFTDILKQAFATWSDASQGKFTYKFVTDPSDSLIECSWSDDQTTLANPAEGGQAMPMSSLDGSLMGGRITLLTKKGAQTNLPSNIVRSIALHEVGHMLGMLGHSSQPGDIMLGATSDGTQLLGLSDRDKKTIYLLYTAPDEVIKAHPVKTTNVAFQGAQTSPENKAALLTADAIHEIDQKHYSKALELLEEAKKLAPSMEVIYLDLAKIYNELGNEAIKDHDYASVKKNFDLAITNLIKAKRKELAVQYCDIILRIASRDSNSADIAKYTKLKRELTGSN is encoded by the coding sequence ATGCCTAGGAAGTTATCCTATCTGCCTATTCTCGCAATGGTTGGTTTATTGCTAAGCAACAATGCCGCCATGGCACAGACAGAATCTCGAATGGCACCGAAAAGTGTCACTCAAAAAGAAGTCGCCGAATTTAACACCGCCGTTAATCAATACAACAACAAAGATTTTCAACCAGCGTCAGAAAAATTCAAACAGCTAAGCGAATCTCATCCCGACTTTCTAGACACCCACATAATGTACGGCGCAGCACTCCTACGGCTAGGCAGGCCAGAAGATGCAATACCTGCGCTGCACGCCGCTGAAAACATCGATCCAAATGACGGTCTAATGATATTCACGCTTGGCACTGCCTACATGCTGACAGGCAAAAACGAGCGTGCCGTCGAAAAATTTCAAAAGTACATCCGCCTTCATCCCAAAGACCAATTCGCATCCGAATCACAAGCGCGTGTCGACCTTCTCTCAACGGAGATCGCTCGCAATAAAGGCATCATGAGCTCAAAAGGACAGGACAACTATCTGGACGAAGCGATGGCAATGGGTGCAATGCGATGGAAGTCTTCGCAAATGCCAATACCGATTTACATAGCACCAGGAGAGGGCAAAGTCGGCTACAGAGATGAGTTTACCGACATTCTCAAGCAAGCATTTGCGACCTGGTCCGATGCGTCCCAAGGAAAGTTTACTTATAAATTCGTCACTGACCCAAGCGATTCTCTGATTGAATGCTCATGGAGTGATGATCAGACGACCTTAGCTAATCCGGCCGAAGGCGGACAAGCAATGCCAATGTCAAGCTTAGACGGAAGTCTTATGGGTGGACGTATAACACTTCTAACTAAAAAAGGCGCTCAGACGAATCTACCCAGTAACATCGTGCGATCAATAGCGCTGCACGAAGTCGGACATATGCTCGGAATGCTCGGGCACAGCAGTCAGCCCGGCGACATCATGCTAGGCGCTACCTCAGACGGAACACAATTACTTGGACTATCAGATAGGGACAAAAAAACTATTTACTTGTTATACACCGCTCCAGATGAAGTCATCAAAGCCCACCCAGTCAAAACTACCAACGTAGCATTTCAAGGCGCACAAACCAGTCCAGAAAACAAAGCGGCACTGCTGACAGCAGATGCAATTCACGAAATTGATCAAAAACATTACAGCAAAGCGTTAGAGCTGCTGGAAGAAGCTAAGAAGCTTGCACCGTCAATGGAAGTTATTTATCTCGATTTGGCAAAAATATACAACGAACTGGGAAATGAAGCAATAAAGGACCACGATTATGCCAGTGTAAAAAAGAACTTTGATTTGGCAATAACAAATCTGATCAAGGCCAAGCGCAAAGAGCTCGCAGTCCAGTACTGCGACATTATTTTGCGTATAGCGAGTAGAGATTCCAATTCCGCCGACATCGCCAAATACACAAAGCTCAAACGCGAACTAACAGGAAGCAATTAG
- a CDS encoding amidohydrolase, which yields MTITTTTLDRASALAPKLVDIRRTIHANPELSFKETETSKLIESTLKEFGYKTTVVAGTGVIAEIGSGKTVVLRADIDALPIQEKNDKPYCSRKANVMHACGHDVHTTCLLGAAKLITDNPPKNGRIRFMFQPGEETINEDGKAGATLMMEAGAIKDAEAIFALHCDPRLQAGKISVRDGAFLAACDTFNITISGRATHGAYPEYGIDAIVLASQVVQAAQAIISRRKSALEPAVLTIGGIRSKTYRPNIVADAVEITGTIRYFGKHMQDLLLSEIKNACSIAETLGGSYKIDIHHNTVTLMNDPSLTNLVRNVAHDVLGQDSVVEANKEMGSEDFSFLSQALPACYFLLGVKVDEVLRQIHTPLFDANENAIPIGSAMLAESAMRYLSK from the coding sequence ATGACAATTACAACAACAACTCTCGACCGCGCATCCGCCCTGGCACCAAAGCTGGTGGATATCCGCCGCACCATACACGCAAATCCCGAATTAAGCTTCAAAGAAACAGAAACATCGAAGCTAATCGAATCGACATTAAAGGAATTCGGTTACAAGACAACCGTCGTCGCCGGCACCGGTGTCATCGCCGAAATAGGCTCGGGCAAAACAGTCGTCCTTCGCGCCGACATCGACGCACTTCCAATACAAGAGAAAAACGACAAACCATATTGCTCGCGCAAGGCAAACGTTATGCACGCATGCGGACATGACGTTCACACCACATGCTTGTTGGGCGCAGCAAAACTGATCACCGACAATCCACCGAAAAACGGCCGAATCAGATTTATGTTTCAACCCGGCGAAGAAACAATCAACGAAGACGGCAAAGCCGGAGCAACACTAATGATGGAAGCCGGTGCCATCAAAGACGCCGAAGCCATCTTCGCCTTACACTGCGATCCACGCCTGCAAGCCGGCAAAATAAGCGTCCGCGACGGCGCATTCCTCGCCGCATGCGACACCTTCAACATCACCATTTCCGGCCGCGCCACGCATGGTGCCTATCCCGAATACGGAATCGATGCCATTGTTCTCGCAAGTCAAGTTGTGCAGGCCGCGCAAGCAATTATTTCCCGCCGCAAATCCGCCCTCGAACCAGCCGTTCTAACAATCGGCGGCATCCGCAGCAAAACATATCGTCCCAACATCGTAGCCGACGCCGTAGAAATCACAGGCACCATCCGCTACTTCGGCAAGCACATGCAAGATTTGCTCTTGTCCGAAATCAAAAACGCGTGCTCCATCGCCGAAACCTTGGGCGGCTCCTACAAAATCGACATCCACCACAACACCGTCACCCTGATGAACGATCCTTCTTTGACAAATCTCGTCCGCAACGTCGCCCACGACGTCCTCGGCCAAGATTCTGTCGTCGAAGCAAACAAGGAAATGGGCTCCGAAGACTTCAGCTTCCTCTCCCAAGCATTACCCGCCTGTTACTTCTTACTCGGCGTGAAAGTAGACGAAGTCCTCCGCCAAATACACACCCCACTCTTCGACGCCAACGAAAACGCCATCCCAATCGGCTCCGCCATGCTGGCTGAATCTGCAATGCGTTATCTGTCTAAGTAA
- a CDS encoding TrbI/VirB10 family protein, which translates to MRRSLLNTAIAAVISVGMVLPAVAQTYNGQQLQGRVTYVPAGTTLDAVLTSPIDSAVAKPGDIFNAKLYAPVYFGNDLVLPVNTVLEGQIAAADKSGMLGVNGSMNLRLTAAVTPDGTRLPLSAVVAATQAAPTSIKEDKQGNLHGRTVKENLASGAIRTAAWTAGGTLLGVMFAPIVAGTVAAGAVTGVATGAGVGLASNLWRKGKDVKVPSGSRVTFSLDQPLSMSAGVAGVPNYVR; encoded by the coding sequence ATGAGAAGGTCACTTCTAAACACAGCGATCGCAGCAGTAATATCCGTGGGGATGGTTCTGCCTGCTGTTGCACAAACATACAATGGTCAGCAATTACAGGGTCGCGTAACCTATGTACCTGCCGGCACGACACTAGATGCGGTGCTCACCAGCCCGATCGATAGTGCGGTCGCTAAGCCGGGCGATATATTCAACGCCAAGCTTTATGCACCAGTTTACTTTGGTAATGACTTGGTTCTTCCGGTCAACACTGTTCTTGAAGGGCAAATCGCCGCTGCAGATAAGAGCGGCATGCTTGGTGTCAATGGTTCGATGAACTTGCGTTTGACAGCGGCAGTCACTCCGGACGGCACACGTTTGCCATTGTCCGCAGTGGTGGCAGCTACTCAAGCAGCACCAACTTCCATTAAGGAAGACAAGCAAGGCAACTTGCATGGCAGAACCGTCAAGGAAAATCTTGCTTCGGGTGCAATTAGAACCGCTGCCTGGACCGCGGGTGGAACATTGCTCGGCGTTATGTTTGCGCCAATCGTTGCTGGTACCGTTGCAGCTGGTGCTGTGACCGGTGTTGCAACGGGTGCAGGCGTTGGTCTGGCAAGCAACCTGTGGAGAAAAGGCAAAGACGTGAAGGTACCGAGCGGATCGCGCGTAACCTTCTCGCTTGATCAACCGCTTTCCATGTCGGCTGGCGTTGCTGGAGTGCCCAACTACGTTCGCTAA